A region of the Cannabis sativa cultivar Pink pepper isolate KNU-18-1 chromosome 3, ASM2916894v1, whole genome shotgun sequence genome:
CGTTTTTGAACTTGCCGATCTTTCATTGAATTTCTTAAGCTAATAACTTTGTTCTACTTCCCTGCTGTGATCTGGTTCTAACTGTAAAAGATGTAAGCCTCATCCAACAACCCGTGTCGTCCCAGAATATACACCATACATCCGCGGTGTTTCATGGTTGGTTTGATGTTGTAGTCTCTGCTCATAATATCAAAGTAGCTTCTACTTACCTTTGCTGACCAACCGGCCATGGCTACAAGCAGACAAAACTCCCAAGAAAGGGACATTGTCTGGTCTCTCAACTTCTAACATATTGGAAAACAATGACAATGTCTTTGTCTACATGAGCATGAGTGGCATGTGCTAGAAAGGGAAAAagccaaaaacaaacaaaggcTAATCTAGAAACCTACAAATCCTATTCCATTTCATTCCCTCAAACCAAAGACCACCTAGATGTTATATTTCAAGGATATTTATTATCAGGATTATATATTTGAGATCTTATTTGATAATGTCATAAGTTTAAGggtaaaaatagtaattttttttcgtGTTTTTTTAATTGAGTGATCTTGATGATGTATTACTTTTTCAACATAATTTGAAtttaagcttttttttttcaaatttctaatCTAGTgctacaaaagaaaaaaaaatggttcaAAACATTTTTGTATTGcactattattatattttgattCTCAAGCTTGATTGGTTAGACTAGACTATTTCAGTGTCAATTGACAAGAACAAGAATTGGATGATCTCCTGTGCTCAAGAAATAGGGACTGGACAAGTCCTCGTGAGCAAGTCGATCATGGGACTCCATGAAAGCTTGTGGAGCTGGAGCAGAAGTGATTTCAGCATTTGGAATGAGATCAGCAGAGGTGTCTCCATTCTCGCCATTGAGAGAGTTCTTGGTGTGTGGTTTTGCGATTGTTGTgtgaaaatgataaaaaaaaaagagcatgTTTTAATTTGATACCATATTAGTTTCGTAATtcagagaaaagagaagaatgAATTGATTGAATTCTCATTGAATGAATTGCCAAATAGTGAGAATACATTATTGCATAACGAAATCCAATAGCTTTAACAATAAAGATACCACGTGTATAACTAACAATAACAACCTAACTACCCTTCTAACATCTAATATGtcataaacatataaaatttacaaatgataaatacatatattattattatattataacttaaattatgCAGATATTACCCCCATCTACTACAAATGATACTCCTCAACTAGATAAATCCTTTCACAAAGATGAATCAAAGATCAACACCATACCAAAAACCTCTGAAAACAGCTTTTGTTTGAGTTGTTTTGTGAGAGCTTTAATAAACACCACCACTAGTAGTAGTACTGTTAATCACAACTCCAAAAGAAGAAAATCCTTAGATGCTGCATCCTAATTCTGCTACGAATTATAAGCTCTAATGTCCTATCCTATTTAGACCAAACTCATTGCCTCTTAGGATCCACAATGTATAATACaactttttataatattaataaatcagCAGTTAACCAACATCTTAGGCTTAAACGACAGCAAGtgatgaaaataattatttttgggtGATTACAGCTtacaaattaaaagaaaataaaagagtcatTTACAGACATCTTTAGCAATAATTTCTTTATAACTATTTTTGGGTGATTACAAATTCCAAGCTCTGCTTTGCTTGACAGAACAGAAGACACTGTATATGCCCATCGTGACAAggaatgaattttattttcctttgcTTCATCCACTTTTGGTTAAACCAGGAACAAAATTTATGTTCTATGATTTGAGAATACAACAGGTTTGCCATTCAAggaacttaaaataaataatgttttACACTTACAACCCAAACCTCTTCGGTCTCAGATAGGTAGAAGAGCCCTTTGGCAACCCCGGTTGAGACACGGCTTGCTGCTGCTTAGCTCTCTTCTTCATCTCCTTTTCCTTGTTCCGTCTCTCTGCCTCGGCTTGCTCCTTTCTTAAACTCTCCATCTCTTCTTCCATGGCTGTTTTCTCTTCCTTCTGCTTTTTCTTATGCTCCAATAATGATGTATCAGAGTCCTTAACAGAAAAGAACATGGGTCCTAGCTCAGCCATCCATTGGGGCTCCACTGCCGTAGCACATTGCATGTACTCTTTGCTTGTTAGAATCAATTCGTGATAAACCACATACTCGGGTGTGCAGCCCATGCCATAGAGAGCACTGCTAGGATGCAAATGACAAGGCATACCGTTCCTGCAATTGACATACTCTCCCACGCCCTTTAGTTTGGCTGAGTTGTGAAAATATGCAGAGCAAATAGCTTTTCTCACAATGTCTGTATCGGGCCATGAAGTTGTTAAGGGAATTTTTAACGTCTTTAAAATATCTAGCAGCTGCGACCTCACCTCCCTCGCCTTCCGTAACCCTTTAACATGCAAATAATGGTCATTACACCAGTCTCCCCTGTATTGATGTTGTTTCCATTGCTGATACACATTGTAGAGAGTCAAGTGGTCAGACTCTGGGATAAAGAATTTTTCGCGTGCAGCATCACTCTCCTCTGCCCTATCTTTTGGCCTGAAAAATACTGATGGCACTGAAAGCATAGATACAATAGTCAAAACCTCATCTAAGCATCCCAACCGTTCCCCCATTAGGAGCATCTTAGCAAGTGGGGGATCTAATGGGAACTCCACCATTTTCCACCCAAGTTCAGTCAAGCCCCCAACATTGTTAAGAGCACCCAAGACCCACAGCTGGTACATAGAATTAAGAATATTGTCTTGGGGAGGTGGATCCATGAAATCAAAATCTAGTAAATTTTCAACTTTCAGAGATTTGAGCAACAAGACAACATTCCCAAGATTGGTCCTTTGAATCTCTGGCACAGGACTGGGAAGCATTTCGTTGAGGTATGCATTCTCTGTGTACAGTCGATAACATGTTCCTGGGCCAGTTCTTCCAGCTCGTCCAGAACGCTGGTCAGCAGCAGCACGGCTCACTGGGAAAACTTGCAGAGCATCCATACCCATTCTAGGGTTGTACACCTTCATTTTACCATATCCGGTGTCAATGACATAGTATATTCCATCCACTGTCAAAGATGTCTCAGCTATGTTGGTGGCCACAATACACTTGCGCTCTCCCTCTTCGGCTTTTTCGAATATTTTTGCTTGTAAATCAGCAGGAAGTTGTGAATATATTGGAAGTATCAAGAGCTTCGGAACCCCTTTCTTTGTTGTTGAGATAAGTTGTTCCATACGCTCTGCTAGAGCATAGCAGGCTGCCTCAATCTCATCTTGGCCAGTCATAAAGATAAGAATGTCCCCCGGCGGGCTGGTGATATGGATAGTCATCGCTTGTTTAACGGCGGCTTCAACATAATCCTCACATGGGCTTTTACTGTACAGTATATTTACGGGAAATGTCCTTCCAGGAATTTTAAAAACTGGAACACTGCAGTattagaaaaaaagaagaattaaTAAAGCTTGTGTAAGAGATGATGAAATGATCAGAATCcatgaaaatataaaataccTTCCAAAAAAATCTGCAAATTTTTCGGCATTGAGAGTAGCAGATGTCACAATGAGCTTAAAATCGCGACGTTGAGCAACAACCTTCTTCAAAATTCCAAACAGAACATCTGTGCTCAGAGACCTCTCGTGGGCTTCATCCATCACAATGACACTACAATAAAAAACAACAGCGAAAGTTAATGGTTTTGATATGTACACAAATATACATAATTATGTAGAACAGACAAATATAGAAAAATCAACTTCACATACCGATACTTCTCAAGTTCAGCATCTTTAAGAGTCTCACGCAGAAGTACTCCGTCTGTCATGTACTGTAATCAGAAATTAGATAAGCAAATTGATAAAATTCGCATATGGAGCTAGAGAACACTTGAAAACAGAATGTATGCTGAAATATTAATATTTCAATGACCATCATAAACAATGAGTGTTTGTATGGTTACATGCCATAAGATATACAATTCAAATAATTGAAAgcaagagagaggaagaaaccTTTATTTTAGTATTTGGCCCTGTCACATCCTCAAAACGAATAGCATAACCAACTTTATCTCCTAAATCAGTCTCCATCTCTTCGCTAACTCTTTTCGCAACACTCATTGCTGCCACACGCCTAGGTTGGGTGCATCCTACAATTCCATTAACAGTGTAGCCATCTTCATGTAGATACTGTAAACCAAagcaaaataattaaatgccAACCAATGTGATACACAAATTATCCTTGCTACTTTAAAGTAATGGTACAATCATTTTGGTGATAAAAATAAAGAGTAAACGAACCTGTGTCAATTGAGTTGTCTTTCCTGAACCAGTTTCTCCAACAATAACAACAACTTGATTTTCACGTATTGTCTGTACAATAGTATTCAAAACAAAGAAGATTTGAGAAACCACCCAAAAGTGCAAGAAATTAAACTCATATTAATATATGCTCACAAGTATATCAAAGACATAACAATCtcgaaaaataataacattCAAGTCTAGTGAGAAAGAAATCACACCTGCATCAATTCCTCTCGCACTGAATAGATTGGCAGATACTGCCGTTGCTGAGCAAGAGTTTTTGTCTTTGCAAAGTCACTCGCAGCTTCCTCCTTCCTTAAATGTTGTGCAAACTTTGCTTCTTCCTTAAAATCAATTTCACCATCTTCACCAACTGCAGCAGTATCTGCATCAATCTAAAAGCAATCTGAAAGAATTAGCATCTAACTTATGAGTGTGAATCATACTTACAgtgtaattttcaaataaaataccTGCTCTGCCGTTTTCTCAACACCAAGGATATCACCAAGTTTAGAGCCAGCAAGCTCCCAAAAGCGTTGCCGTGATTTGTTCATACTTTGTTTCTCATGGATTTCCCTAACCAAACCAGATCCTTTGCGTGAAATTATAGCCATATCAGATGTGGGATCCTTAATTGGCATTATTGGCTCTGCTTGCTTGGTATAAACAACCCTCCCATCCAAGAAAGGAGGTTTTGTATCtgtaaaaacaacattaaaggTAAGTTAGATAATTTGCAGTATCCAATCCATGTCTCTGCCCAAGCTACAAATGATTTTTAACATTGAATGACTCAGATAGCTCATTGCAAATGTTTTTACCATGCACAAGAAGAATAACCCTGCGTTCATCTTCATCGTCGAAATCAGTCTGTACCTCAGTGCCACGAACAGCACCAGATCTCAATAGTTGCCTGTCCTCCCACTGAGCATTATCAGCAGTGCGTTGAGACAATTTTTTGGTTTGAGCAAGTGTCATTTTAGTGCCGTCTCTTCGAACCTGCACCAGATTTATAAACTTATATCAAGAGGGTTCTGACATGCAGACTAACAGTATTTAAGATATAACAAGACATACCAGCCTTTTGGCTAGCTCTGCTTCTTTCTTTTGTAAAGTTGCCTCGTCACCAAAGAAAAATGATGAGCTATCTGCATCAAACATAGCATTACCTTCTTCTCGGTCATACCTATACAAAAAGATTGTATTAGTCGGCTATGATAAATCTGCCTTCAAGGAATTAGGCACCCCATTATCTTAAGATCATAtttttagtgcaagaaaacaaacaaaacaatcCATCTTTTAAATTACCAGGCACGATCAGAATTGTATTCCATCTCTTGGCGCATGCTTTCAGAAATCTCGTACTTCTGCTCTTCAGCTAAATCAGTCATCTCAGCTTCCTCATCCTGTAGTCATTGACAGTGGACACAATTAATATGGTAAGCTAATAGAATGTGAAGAGACCATTCATGGCTAATTGGCTATCTGATGACAGCCCTACAAGTCTGTTCTTTCTGAACTAAACGCAGAAGGCAGAACATCAAACTTTAAAGAAATATACTAACTCAGTTGTAAAGCTAACAGAAGTCCAAAACTATATTACCTCATTCGATTGTGAATTATTTGTAGAAAAAGTGATTTGATGAGACTTCCCACTATGTCTAGAATTTGAAGATCTAACTGAGGATCCAGAAGCACGTATGGGAGCTGGTGAGGGCGAGATATTGTCCCAGGAAGAAACATTAGAGCCTGCAAAAACTCCCAAGTCAATCTATCTGCCTAAAATACGATAATCCGAAATAACAGCAGGTTCCATGGTCCGTATAACATACCGTTGGAATGGGGGGTGTTGCCACCCAACCATGGGGAAACAAGCCTTGCATCTGGTGAGGCCCCAACAAACATAGGGGACGGTTGATGGCGCCTGCTGGAATTAGAATAACTATCTCGACGCGGTGTGTCCTCCCATTCCCATTTCCCATCATCCCAGTTTGATCTGCCTGAAGCAGTTGCCCATTTCAGCATTAAGTCAGTAAACAGTAATAAACATGTATTTCCACAAAATAGTACAAAATCATCCCAGTAAAGAGTACTCATTAACCCAGTCTTGATAACAAACATTACAAACCACTGGCAAGACTATAGTGGCAAAAAAAGAAAGACATGTTTGTATTTGTAGCATTATGTTTATTCATTTAGGAAAATCAACATTACACGTTGCACACGCATGCAAAAGGATCACTTACCAGACCCCCTTGTTGAATTTTCATATCTACTTCTCTTTCTTTCATTATCTCCACTATACACTGGTTCATAACGATCAGATGATTCTCTTCCATAATATTGATTTTTACTGCCGTTACCATGTCCTTGTCTTACCCTCCTGTCATCCCTGTAGTCTCTTCTCCCACCATCACGGTCATCCCTATCATAATGATCTCTATGCTCTCTTCTGTCACGAACACGGTCATCCCTATCATACCTAGGGCTTCTAGATGGGATGCTCTGGGAGCTTCGCGTAGATATGGTTGAA
Encoded here:
- the LOC115709732 gene encoding pre-mRNA-splicing factor ATP-dependent RNA helicase DEAH7 isoform X1, translating into MEKRANTELVDVDKITETMEAENASGGGLYLPGKDRVVFKPPERKSLLGLDTLASAKRGESKADGGFKAPRERVVSVAASMEEEENSVSVVTDDSRSNTSTSMRNPSRRQYREVAANETTYRESTDDDAFGSSSFRERQHSDVSTISTRSSQSIPSRSPRYDRDDRVRDRREHRDHYDRDDRDGGRRDYRDDRRVRQGHGNGSKNQYYGRESSDRYEPVYSGDNERKRSRYENSTRGSGRSNWDDGKWEWEDTPRRDSYSNSSRRHQPSPMFVGASPDARLVSPWLGGNTPHSNGSNVSSWDNISPSPAPIRASGSSVRSSNSRHSGKSHQITFSTNNSQSNEDEEAEMTDLAEEQKYEISESMRQEMEYNSDRAWYDREEGNAMFDADSSSFFFGDEATLQKKEAELAKRLVRRDGTKMTLAQTKKLSQRTADNAQWEDRQLLRSGAVRGTEVQTDFDDEDERRVILLVHDTKPPFLDGRVVYTKQAEPIMPIKDPTSDMAIISRKGSGLVREIHEKQSMNKSRQRFWELAGSKLGDILGVEKTAEQIDADTAAVGEDGEIDFKEEAKFAQHLRKEEAASDFAKTKTLAQQRQYLPIYSVREELMQTIRENQVVVIVGETGSGKTTQLTQYLHEDGYTVNGIVGCTQPRRVAAMSVAKRVSEEMETDLGDKVGYAIRFEDVTGPNTKIKYMTDGVLLRETLKDAELEKYRVIVMDEAHERSLSTDVLFGILKKVVAQRRDFKLIVTSATLNAEKFADFFGSVPVFKIPGRTFPVNILYSKSPCEDYVEAAVKQAMTIHITSPPGDILIFMTGQDEIEAACYALAERMEQLISTTKKGVPKLLILPIYSQLPADLQAKIFEKAEEGERKCIVATNIAETSLTVDGIYYVIDTGYGKMKVYNPRMGMDALQVFPVSRAAADQRSGRAGRTGPGTCYRLYTENAYLNEMLPSPVPEIQRTNLGNVVLLLKSLKVENLLDFDFMDPPPQDNILNSMYQLWVLGALNNVGGLTELGWKMVEFPLDPPLAKMLLMGERLGCLDEVLTIVSMLSVPSVFFRPKDRAEESDAAREKFFIPESDHLTLYNVYQQWKQHQYRGDWCNDHYLHVKGLRKAREVRSQLLDILKTLKIPLTTSWPDTDIVRKAICSAYFHNSAKLKGVGEYVNCRNGMPCHLHPSSALYGMGCTPEYVVYHELILTSKEYMQCATAVEPQWMAELGPMFFSVKDSDTSLLEHKKKQKEEKTAMEEEMESLRKEQAEAERRNKEKEMKKRAKQQQAVSQPGLPKGSSTYLRPKRFGL
- the LOC115709732 gene encoding pre-mRNA-splicing factor ATP-dependent RNA helicase DEAH7 isoform X2, with the translated sequence MERANTELVDVDKITETMEAENASGGGLYLPGKDRVVFKPPERKSLLGLDTLASAKRGESKADGGFKAPRERVVSVAASMEEEENSVSVVTDDSRSNTSTSMRNPSRRQYREVAANETTYRESTDDDAFGSSSFRERQHSDVSTISTRSSQSIPSRSPRYDRDDRVRDRREHRDHYDRDDRDGGRRDYRDDRRVRQGHGNGSKNQYYGRESSDRYEPVYSGDNERKRSRYENSTRGSGRSNWDDGKWEWEDTPRRDSYSNSSRRHQPSPMFVGASPDARLVSPWLGGNTPHSNGSNVSSWDNISPSPAPIRASGSSVRSSNSRHSGKSHQITFSTNNSQSNEDEEAEMTDLAEEQKYEISESMRQEMEYNSDRAWYDREEGNAMFDADSSSFFFGDEATLQKKEAELAKRLVRRDGTKMTLAQTKKLSQRTADNAQWEDRQLLRSGAVRGTEVQTDFDDEDERRVILLVHDTKPPFLDGRVVYTKQAEPIMPIKDPTSDMAIISRKGSGLVREIHEKQSMNKSRQRFWELAGSKLGDILGVEKTAEQIDADTAAVGEDGEIDFKEEAKFAQHLRKEEAASDFAKTKTLAQQRQYLPIYSVREELMQTIRENQVVVIVGETGSGKTTQLTQYLHEDGYTVNGIVGCTQPRRVAAMSVAKRVSEEMETDLGDKVGYAIRFEDVTGPNTKIKYMTDGVLLRETLKDAELEKYRVIVMDEAHERSLSTDVLFGILKKVVAQRRDFKLIVTSATLNAEKFADFFGSVPVFKIPGRTFPVNILYSKSPCEDYVEAAVKQAMTIHITSPPGDILIFMTGQDEIEAACYALAERMEQLISTTKKGVPKLLILPIYSQLPADLQAKIFEKAEEGERKCIVATNIAETSLTVDGIYYVIDTGYGKMKVYNPRMGMDALQVFPVSRAAADQRSGRAGRTGPGTCYRLYTENAYLNEMLPSPVPEIQRTNLGNVVLLLKSLKVENLLDFDFMDPPPQDNILNSMYQLWVLGALNNVGGLTELGWKMVEFPLDPPLAKMLLMGERLGCLDEVLTIVSMLSVPSVFFRPKDRAEESDAAREKFFIPESDHLTLYNVYQQWKQHQYRGDWCNDHYLHVKGLRKAREVRSQLLDILKTLKIPLTTSWPDTDIVRKAICSAYFHNSAKLKGVGEYVNCRNGMPCHLHPSSALYGMGCTPEYVVYHELILTSKEYMQCATAVEPQWMAELGPMFFSVKDSDTSLLEHKKKQKEEKTAMEEEMESLRKEQAEAERRNKEKEMKKRAKQQQAVSQPGLPKGSSTYLRPKRFGL
- the LOC115709732 gene encoding pre-mRNA-splicing factor ATP-dependent RNA helicase DEAH7 isoform X3 — protein: MRQPTERLSKIWNSSTAESTDDDAFGSSSFRERQHSDVSTISTRSSQSIPSRSPRYDRDDRVRDRREHRDHYDRDDRDGGRRDYRDDRRVRQGHGNGSKNQYYGRESSDRYEPVYSGDNERKRSRYENSTRGSGRSNWDDGKWEWEDTPRRDSYSNSSRRHQPSPMFVGASPDARLVSPWLGGNTPHSNGSNVSSWDNISPSPAPIRASGSSVRSSNSRHSGKSHQITFSTNNSQSNEDEEAEMTDLAEEQKYEISESMRQEMEYNSDRAWYDREEGNAMFDADSSSFFFGDEATLQKKEAELAKRLVRRDGTKMTLAQTKKLSQRTADNAQWEDRQLLRSGAVRGTEVQTDFDDEDERRVILLVHDTKPPFLDGRVVYTKQAEPIMPIKDPTSDMAIISRKGSGLVREIHEKQSMNKSRQRFWELAGSKLGDILGVEKTAEQIDADTAAVGEDGEIDFKEEAKFAQHLRKEEAASDFAKTKTLAQQRQYLPIYSVREELMQTIRENQVVVIVGETGSGKTTQLTQYLHEDGYTVNGIVGCTQPRRVAAMSVAKRVSEEMETDLGDKVGYAIRFEDVTGPNTKIKYMTDGVLLRETLKDAELEKYRVIVMDEAHERSLSTDVLFGILKKVVAQRRDFKLIVTSATLNAEKFADFFGSVPVFKIPGRTFPVNILYSKSPCEDYVEAAVKQAMTIHITSPPGDILIFMTGQDEIEAACYALAERMEQLISTTKKGVPKLLILPIYSQLPADLQAKIFEKAEEGERKCIVATNIAETSLTVDGIYYVIDTGYGKMKVYNPRMGMDALQVFPVSRAAADQRSGRAGRTGPGTCYRLYTENAYLNEMLPSPVPEIQRTNLGNVVLLLKSLKVENLLDFDFMDPPPQDNILNSMYQLWVLGALNNVGGLTELGWKMVEFPLDPPLAKMLLMGERLGCLDEVLTIVSMLSVPSVFFRPKDRAEESDAAREKFFIPESDHLTLYNVYQQWKQHQYRGDWCNDHYLHVKGLRKAREVRSQLLDILKTLKIPLTTSWPDTDIVRKAICSAYFHNSAKLKGVGEYVNCRNGMPCHLHPSSALYGMGCTPEYVVYHELILTSKEYMQCATAVEPQWMAELGPMFFSVKDSDTSLLEHKKKQKEEKTAMEEEMESLRKEQAEAERRNKEKEMKKRAKQQQAVSQPGLPKGSSTYLRPKRFGL